The stretch of DNA tccctgcacgagatggtatacggagacgcagatccaccgcgcagagcgatgattggcgggattgcaccttctcacgaggcgatctctcagtgcttccgccagccgtttccagcCTCATATgccagagttcccagcctgctgaccccagaggcgtacgcagttcacatggcactccggaggactctgttaccgaggagtggctacccagaggggttcacaggccTGCAGTAGCTGCTACTacttcacatcctcactcatgAGCCTTTCGACATAGTGGATTTTcttctggctgagatcgaggatgtgatcactgatgggatgggtgttgtacgtcagtttccttatgctcactggatcagttaTATCTACTCTATGATCGTGCCAGCTGCGTCACCCATCAGTGCAGTTTACCGTCAGGACGAGGCCCCCAGGTTCCCGGTCTACCGTCCCACAgcaccacaggacaggaggaggggcagacaggcagacagAGCTGCTATGGCACGACTGTCACCTGAGGCgcaggcccgagtggcacaggaggacgaggcactactagctgccgaggcacagcttcccggaggagatgatgagattcactggtctgagcttgagtcagactcgtCCGAGGATgtcgagtactttcctgcagcaccagccagtcacgaccacgaggcaggagggtccagagagccagctcctttgtcaccagcagctgctactgtctcagagtcccaggtgactcagccgtccgagcttacctctctccttcagcagcttgtcactcagcagagagaggatcggatcgcacaggaggaggccaggagagcccatgaggctcagcttgtaGCCATTCAGAGAGAGGCTGCTCGAGAGCATGCTGCAGCCGAGGAgtgttttgtcgggcttattgaccgagtttcacagaggacagacgctcagttccagcagatgcagcagggcatgatgttcgggatgatcacacagctttacactcacaccggactcgccccgcagcagccaggacttcagggtgttggagcacctcagcttgcagtcactccagctccagcccctactgcagccccAGCTACTTCGGCGACActggagaccacgttctcgatgtccgcactccttgggtctgccggtcgtccactcttctcgccactgccagcgactacgctctttcaggactcaccgtcagcggtttagtcagtcgccctccccgtcgtaccacagacactaccttcaggggggaggaggagaggagtctatACTTCAGCAGTCTACACAGCCGGCAGGTTCAGCAGTCACGACTTTATATATTGACACCTCTTCTGTTGATCCGGTTACCACTTCTATGGACCCTCTCCCAAGCAGTGCTAGCAcaagagcctccacgacagctacacccccagtcagctCAGACCAACAgctcccgtctgtcaccgagggttctccgtccgacgacgacgacgacgacccggaccgcttcctcgccgtaccgCGACAGCCGGACTCGTAGCTCGcttttttggtgctttgatgccaaagggggagagagagttagggggagttggagtcagggggagggtagagctagagagagctcgtagttacaggactttgatgttttatatatcatttgatgttagttcatggatatgtacatttgactcttgCGTATGctgtgctttgagacatatctatggattccgtttgagccgttgagctctttagttctttttcgagtttgcttgtgtttctcctgtttatctttctcgctctctcgttattgttatgtttgtgttgtcatcaatcaccaaaaaaaaggggagattgtaagcatctaggccctctatgTATGTTtgcggtgattaatgacaaccattattgtgactaatgagtttgtgcagcttaatgaatcattatcgctcatttggtcatatgttaaagaggcccctaaatttcattattcaaaaagccgatctcggtattcaactcaaatatataacaagactaaggatctttctagtcctaagtgtcgcaaggttgagaaggacacttaggttagtataggttttatagttttgtagtgatcgcactattaagaggggttaaggccaagtaacttgagtatggacatggtcaattaaAAATGGATCCACACTATGGACAcacaggttcctagaagttcaaataagtagttttcaacttatatctcaagaatatttggattctattcaagactcaaataagaaaaggcaaaatcagaaaaaaaaaagtctatacaccagtttaaccgacgactccaattttctatacgtcggttaaacacaGTTAGCAGAGTCTGGATAAGttcatacaccggttaaaccgacgatatttgaaattaacgtcggtgcagttgtccagaaggtTGGTTTTctagggtgtttcaaggttataTACACCTGTTAAACCGACGagatttgaaattaacgtcggtgcatttgtccagtgagttggttttcccatggatttcagaagttatactcaccggttaaaccgacgatggatttgagttaacatcagtgcagttgtccagagagttggtttttcagttgatcagtggacaactacactcaccagttaaaccgatgatacgtcggttaatctgcccgagttgtaacggctagtttccaaaaggggcagtttacattcatcggttaaaccgacgctgacaattggaggatcgtcggattaaccggcgttgcgtacttttctggcagcttttctccaacggctctattcgtgtgagctgcctatatatacccctccaatgggtcattttgagctctcttgacaccaggcaatattcatacactcatactattgttgagagccaccttgagcttcatcttccacacatttgtttattcaatcattcaagaagcaagactaaggacttgagtagagagaagcttgtgtgcatccgttcttggtgatcggttcttgctcaagtgaaggccctaacttgttactcttggtgattgacagcacctaggcgatcttgatgattgaggtgtttcttctagagcttgccaaggattgtgggagcccgaagaagtttgtacgtggcttgagctccaccacgccgggatggtgaacggagactcttagtgagcgccctcgtctcggtgacatgggaggtgacaagactcttagtgaatgtcacaacgtggattaggggtgcgtgccaacacatcgacaccacgggaaaaaaatccggttgtctcttgcccactctctactttcaagcacttactttcatgcaattattcatatgcttgaccttagaaatcataacttagctctaccttacttagtttcatatcttgttgtttttttatagcttgtgtagtttgcttagttagccggttgttGAATTGAGCTTTACTAGcatttgcataggttaaggttgctttaattattttagaaatttaaaaaaggcccaattcaaccccctcttggtccatcgatccttacacatgCACATAATTTCGAAGATAAAAATATCGTAGTTTCAAAATCGAGCATCGAAATCAAATTCCGATTGCACAGTTGTGTTTGTTTTAATAAaagcttcaaaacaagatctcacaccactatgttttaatgatatatTCTTTTTTGAGAGAAAATAATTTTTCATGTATTATAATTTGCTTATGATGTTTGCGAAAATTTTTTATGGATTTACATAATATTGCTTCGCATGCTTGAGTTCAGTTAAGTGGATATTGGTGTTATaatattgtaaagattgattgTTTGGTGTTATTAGTGGATAAGGGTAAATAACTTTATTAGGTAGATGAATATTGATTGCAAGGATCAATACTAGACAACTTTAGTAAATTGGTTTAGtattttaactaatttatttaaGCATTTTTTCATTGTACATAAAGCAATTTATGTGTCTTCGAAAATATTGTCGAAACATATTCAAGtggggtcttgttttgaaggttTCATCGTAAGAGATATAGTTGTGAAAtcggaatttgaatttgatgtaTAGTTTAGGAACTACAATTTTTTTAAGTTTCAAAATCGTTTGCACATACCACTGTCCGTGAGTTGGAATGTCAATTTAGTCTGCTGTACAGTAGAGCAAATATACAGCCGGCCTTAATAAAGTCATTACTAAAAAAACTCCGAAAGAGCCATGACTGTCCCAACACACACAGAGACCACTCGCGCTCGGCCCCCTTGGCTGGGCTGGGACcgagagaaaggaagaagggGTTGATGGAGGGCGACGCACACGTGGGCTTGCGCCGCTGGGGAGCCAGTGGCCGGCAGCCCGGCACCGGCGGCAACCCCTGCGGAATGGGATGGTGCGGCACGGCGGCCGTGCAGCGCCGGAAGGCGGAAGCAGAGGAGCCGCTGGATCCTCGCGTAATCACACTGGATGGCTGCCACGTGGCAACCGTTGGTAAGCAAGCCCCCGACTTTCGTTGTTTTTTCCACATGTCGTTTTTTACATAACTATATGTGTTTTTTAAAGGTGTAATATATGCACTCTTTGGTCCATATAGGTATAACAGAAAAATGCAGGAGGTGCAAATTGATGATCCTTGGATGTACCTTCAGTTCTCTTTAGATCAAATATTTGTTCTGCTTCTCTAAAATGAGATCAACAATTACCCTAAGGAAATGGCTTATATGCAACCGAATGTTGTTACAATCCATCTGGAAAGTGCTTCCTTCTTCTGCGTCATCGCTTTTCCAAAATCTCACTAGACAGAGAATCCATACCGTGCCGTTAGCTAATGAACGCGAGGTCGTGCTCgttaagtaaaaaaaaaagatctctGTACACAAAGTAGAAGTAAATATAGGTAGACGACGATGCGTATAAGCGTATTATATATGAACATCGAAGATACTGCAAGCAAGATAAATGAGCATACGCTGCAAGAAAGTCCTCTTTTTAGAAATGCAAGAAATTCTAGTCATAGGAAACTGTAGGGATCGTCAGGAACCAAAGCTCTGTTTTTAGGCTTTTTTAGGCATAAATGCGCTGCTATCACCATTACAAAAGTTGGCTACAATGGCTGAAAAGATTATCAAGATCATCTGAGTACGCGTCTCATACCAAACCTACCACCACTGCAAAAGCCGGAAACCACAGCAGGAGCCATTTGTCAGGTCTCAGTTTCCACGAATTCACGAACGACATGCACAGTCATCGTGTACTTCTTGGTCTCCAGTAGCTCGAAGAGGCAGAGATCTCCCACCCGCAAATTGTTGTCACGTGCAAACCGTTTCCACCCTTTGCAAAGCTTTTGGTATTTGCATTGGCCACTTGGAACCTGAAGGTGGCACATCACGTCCCAACTCTTGCCATGACGATGAAGCGTCAACGTCCTCTTCATGAATGGAAGATATGCATCAGAATATTCTCCAGTGAAGCGCTGACCACAAAGAGAAAGGGTTCTCATTGTTAACAGGTCAAAATAATTGAAGTCTCATTATTAACTTCCCTCAGATTGTAATTTGCTCAAGGCATCTGGGGAGCTAAACAACCTGCTCACTAGCTAGAAGACGAGCATTTGCAATGGAGTATCAATCGAGGAACAGAAATCCTAACTCACCATATTTTGACTTCGTCCAGAAATATTGGTCTTCTTAATGACACACCCATAGATAGGGATTTCAGAACAAATAGCTTGGACTTTCTTTTCCAGTTTCTTATTTTGCACATTAGTAAGGCTGGTTCCTCTTGGGAGGATGCAACTCGGAATAGAACGCGCTTCATCTTCTTCTGAAGATGTCGAACCTCCTATAACCAAACAAAAGGAGCAGATAAAGTCATGATATTGTAAATGTACACTGATGCTACTAGGTTTGACCAAATGTATATTGATGCTGCTACTAGGCTTGACACTTGGGGTCTTAACCTGATGATTCGAATGGGGAGCATGATGATGAAATGATATTTGCAACCTTAGCATAGTTGCTCGAAATGTCAAAGGATTCCTCCTTCCTTTTCCTACCATTAATAGAATTTTTCGTGACAGAACATATTAGTGGTTTCTCGCAACCACTATGATCAAAGATCAGAACCTTCATTCGAGAAATCCCATCGTACTTGAATACCAAAAAGTCCAGCATCTTCAAGCCATGGGCACTAACAAACGACTCCCATCCAGATTGAAGCACTACTCTTCCCGAATTCTTTGCAACTTGAACATCAAAAGTATGGCCACTACGGGATTCAAGTTTAATACTTCTTGCTATTTTGCCTCTGAAGTGTAGCGCAAGTTTATCTGGCAAAACCTGCAGCAAAAATATTAGTGCAGAACAAAGTGAGTATGAGGTGAGGAGCAGTATGTAAGTCATTACTGTATTGAGTGTTTTGATAATGTGATCACAGTTCATTATCTTCTAGGAAGTGACACACACCATACCATCATCTAACAGAACACAAAATTAGTTCTAGATGCAAAACAGTTAGTAGAGCTGCTCAAATCTAGCTTGATTAATTCAATTTCATTCCTTGAAGCTGTTTAATAAGAATGCTTTCAGTATCTTGCAAATCCAATAAATATTTCATCCTCATCTCATTGTGCACAAGGATTCGGGTAAAAAAGTATTTGCCATTTGTCTTGTAAGTGATGTTAATGGATTCATGCATACTAATAGAACTTTGATCAGTAGTCAATTAGTCAGGTAAAATAAGCTAACATGCGTTGGAAATACTACTACAGTTGAATAAATGTCACAAGTTACTCCACTTTTGAGCAGGTAGCAACTCCACAGGTAGTGACCTAGCGAAGAAGAAAATTGCTCACCAATCTTTTACGGAAATCACCAATAAGAACCTTGAAGAAACGCTTGCACTGATCATCTGTTTGATTATTCCAGTGGTCACTTGCATCCTTCTCCCTCCATCCCTTACGAGGCTTTCCCATCTTGGAACCAAACATTCAGAAAAAACGATGAAATAAAACTGGGaacaaaaaagagagaagaaattggGCAGGTTAGGGGAAAAAACACCCTTTTTGTTTTGTAATAGTTCAGGGTAAATGTCGTGTGTCCAACTTACAATTTCAAATCCCTCTATGGGCTTAAACGAGTTATATAGAGGGAAAAAGTACAGGAATGATCTCAGATCCCCGAAGGGGGAAGAAAAGAAACGCTGAAATTAAGagaggataggatagggaagaGATAGAAAGAACAAAACCCGAAGGATGCACAGATCAGAAGGATTTTCTTAGGACTAGTTGATAAAGGTACCCAAAGGATGGGAACTTACAGTGATTAACTAATTCTTCTTTTAAGATCCCAACTGCGCAAATGTTTGCTACAGAACAGATGCTCCTCCAGCTCTTGATGAGAATGCACCAACAGAAGGTTGCTTGTATCGAGAATGCACCAACAGGCAGGGTCGCAGAGAGCCAGTGACCATTACTCGACGGAGGTATCGAGAAGGTTGCTTGTGTGTGCAATAAATATCACCAACAGAACTCCGCTTGCACCATTCTAAATGGAAATTTAAGAGTATTATGTAAGCGTTTTTGATAGTATGgtaaaaaatagaaagaaatgaAATGAGTTTTATTGTATACACTTTTAAGATAGCTTATGTAAAATGTTTTACATGTACTGTAGTTTAGAAAACAACAAGCAATGAAATAATGCATTGCAAGATCTCGTGCTTATATTTTAGAGTCCGTTTGGAGGACTCTGCTCTCGCAAAAAAGATGGAGCCGGAGCTGGCGCAGGCGGAGCTAGTTTTTTTTACTCTGCCTGCTCCACCTTTTCACAGGCAAAACTATTTATATGGCTTTCACAGCCTTCGGGCCGAGCCGCTCCACCTCGAGAGTGTTTGGTAGGGCTCCATAGAAGTTGCCACGGAAGCCGGAGCTGGAGCCCTACCAAAGAGAACCTTAGCTATAAACTAAATGCTACATGAGTGTGAGAGTATTCAATCCATAGTTAAAACAAACAAGACAACACGGCTTCAATCACAATTGCAATGAGTAATTAGAGGCAATAAGGGCTGCTTAGTTGGATGTCAAAAATATGGGCATGCCAAAATGTGGGCATGctatttttttttatcaaaatctTGACAAGTTTAGAGTAGCATTTAGCTAGGTGAACCAATTTTTTAGAGGCTGTTTGGATCCAGAGGATAAACTTTAGTCCATGTCACATTaaagagaatcttactattttgaaatactaaataaagtttaattataaaaatagtTGCAGAACCCTAAAGCAAAATTataagatggttactgtagcatcaccgcaaatcatgaattaattagtctcattagattcgtctcacgaattAGCACTGATTTGTCAAATAAaattataaacatattttatttaatacttttaaatattaaaattttctttgatgtgacaggggctaaactttagccccaTGAAACAAACATGGTCTTAGCCTTCAACCAAATGAGtgacaaaatttgtagatttgtCTATATTTTGGCATGCCAACACTTTGGAAGTGAACCAAGCTCTAATCTAAGGTAACTTCTAGACTAGTAATTGTTTAAATTTTAATAGGACTATATTTACTTTTGGATATAtgtattatttattttcttgcaAAGAGTCGATTCCCAAGCTTGTATTACAAATCCAGAATGCATTTTTAATACTGTAAGTACGCTGCAATGCTGCACTCTTGCACTTCTTTCCCCCTTCATACCATTAAATGGATTTCTAGaggattcatcaaggattttTCTAAAACTAACCCTAGCTGTGAGTTGGGCATGTATTTGGATCGTTTCTTTCTATAATACAATGACACACACAGTTCTCCTacatgttcaagaaaaaaatcatgacattTTCTAACTCGTTGTCCACAACGTTCTAGTACTGCTCAAAATTTGTTCTGTTGTTTTCTAATTTTGAACGAACGCCCGGGCCTCTGCTTATTTTTCTTTAATCCGTTTGGGTTCAGTCAAAAGCTGCCGAAGCCACAACCTAGTGGCCCAAACATGTTGGACTAACAAAACCGCTCAGTGATTCATTTATCTGTTAAAAACTCGACTTGCGAGGGGCAAACCGCCCCCTCAAACATTAATGTAAGAAGAATACCTCTCACGTAGGccaagaaaatccccgaacccctaCCTCACCCGTACATTTATCTATTACCTGCATTGTTACCCTTTTCGTGCCACAACCTGGAGTAAATATTCCTGGAATAACCAAATTCACAATGCCTGAAGAGAACAATCTTGAGGCCTAAAAACCTGCTTAAGCCTTAGAGCGGCTCTTTAAATCCCAAAATATTGGAGCAAACTCTGAATGATATAGAAGCACACAGAAAGTACGCTGTGCTGAAAAAAAACATCACCATTCCAGAACCAAATTTGGTTACTGTGCAactaagtaaaaaaaaaaaggactgCCAACAGCTGGGCACGAACGC from Panicum virgatum strain AP13 chromosome 9K, P.virgatum_v5, whole genome shotgun sequence encodes:
- the LOC120650340 gene encoding putative B3 domain-containing protein Os03g0621600, which encodes MGKPRKGWREKDASDHWNNQTDDQCKRFFKVLIGDFRKRLVLPDKLALHFRGKIARSIKLESRSGHTFDVQVAKNSGRVVLQSGWESFVSAHGLKMLDFLVFKYDGISRMKVLIFDHSGCEKPLICSVTKNSINGRKRKEESFDISSNYAKVANIISSSCSPFESSGGSTSSEEDEARSIPSCILPRGTSLTNVQNKKLEKKVQAICSEIPIYGCVIKKTNISGRSQNMRFTGEYSDAYLPFMKRTLTLHRHGKSWDVMCHLQVPSGQCKYQKLCKGWKRFARDNNLRVGDLCLFELLETKKYTMTVHVVREFVETET